The following are encoded together in the Phyllopteryx taeniolatus isolate TA_2022b chromosome 21, UOR_Ptae_1.2, whole genome shotgun sequence genome:
- the LOC133471197 gene encoding POU domain, class 2, transcription factor 2-like isoform X4: MSKAEEEKAGPDVPGDGSESDRNSPDGQLAPMEGGPFRLSPATASKVKAEESCEMSRSAVPPSSQQQAQVQQQQAQLMLAGSQLAGLAALLPAQQQLLLQQAQAQLLAAAVQQSNAAHAAVQQQQQQSQSSQQQLPFQQAAKPEVTVQAPPPPPPQLALSQPIQLTAQDIQQLLQLQQLVLMPGHPLQSPARFLLSQPPPRAQQQQQQALLSTPNFIQLPQQSSAGVLTPPPPPPPPRPGPRAQREKSSEFSGSIGASVASTGGGAAASAVGSSSGSLNSALTPGGHVGHLGEEPSDLEELEQFARTFKQRRIKLGFTQGDVGVAMGKLYGNDFSQTTISRFEALNLSFKNMCKLKPLLEKWLGDAESMAVDSMLPSPSSISSPLLGLEGLAGRRRKKRTSIETNVRVALERNFSANQKPNSEEILLMAEQLNMEKEVIRVWFCNRRQKEKRINPSGSGTPPPPGRTSPAVTHKTPCYGPHVISSPGVPQGSGSLSTTAATLSPSPVSSVAAGSTSSSLTPPPHSTASPAPPGLGAHGLNAGNTLMGVSTGMNQAFMGSNALATMQALAASGGQLSIVEAGAGHMILGGGPGGVPPSLRPSLFLNRPALLPVVTGSISMAAASPPFARSPPTGAARLPGPPSCPDDSPCSSPASFCSFGEASPPPLGGTRAE; the protein is encoded by the exons ATGTCCAAAGCAGAGGAGGAGAAGGCCGGGCCGGACGTTCCCGGCGACGGCTCAG AGTCGGACAGAAACAGTCCCGACGGCCAG TTGGCGCCGATGGAGGGCGGCCCgttccgcctctcgcccgcaacAGCCAGCAAG GTAAAGGCGGAAGAGAGTTGCGAGATGAGCCGCAGCGCCGTGCCGCCATCTTCACAGCAGCAGGCGcaggtgcagcagcagcaggcacAACTGATGCTGGCCGGGAGCCAGCTGGCAGGG CTGGCCGCGCTCCTGCCGGCCCAGCAGCAGCTGCTCCTCCAGCAGGCGCAGGCTCAGCTCCTGGCCGCCGCCGTCCAGCAGTCCAACGCCGCGCACGCCGccgtccagcagcagcagcagcagagccAATCATCTCAGCAGCAGCTGCCGTTCCAGCAGGCCGCCAAGCCGGAAGTGACTGTtcaagctcctcctcctccgccgcctcAGCTGGCCCTCTCTCAGCCGATCCAGCTCACGGCGCAG GACATCCAGCAGCTGCTGCAGCTCCAGCAGCTGGTTCTCATGCCGGGCCACCCGCTCCAGTCCCCGGCCCGGTTCCTCCTGTCGCAGCCGCCCCCCCGCGCtcagcaacaacagcaacaag CTTTGCTCTCCACACCAAATTTCATCCAGCTACCTCAGCAAAGCTCGGCGGGCGTGCTgacaccgccgccgccgccgccgccgccccgccCGGGCCCCCGGGCACAG AGGGAGAAGAGCAGCGAGTTCAGCGGAAGCATCGGCGCCTCGGTGGCGTCCACGGGCGGCGGCGCGGCAGCATCTGCGGTGGGCTCCTCTTCCGGCTCCTTGAACTCCGCCTTGACCCCCGGGGGTCACGTCGGGCACCTCGGAGAGGAGCCCAGCGATCTGGAGGAGCTGGAACAGTTTGCTCGCACGTTCAAGCAGCGTCGCATCAAGCTGGGATTCACACAG GGCGACGTGGGTGTCGCCATGGGCAAACTGTACGGCAACGACTTCAGCCAGACGACCATCTCGCGCTTCGAGGCCCTCAACCTGAGCTTCAAGAACATGTGCAAGCTCAAGCCTCTGCTGGAGAAGTGGCTCGGGGACGCAG AGAGCATGGCAGTGGACAGCATGCTGCCCAGCCCCTCGTCCATCTCCTCCCCCCTGCTGGGCTTGGAGGGTCTGGCGGGCCGGCGCCGGAAGAAGCGCACCAGCATCGAGACCAACGTGCGCGTGGCGCTCGAACGCAACTTTAGCGCG AACCAGAAGCCGAACTCGGAGGAGATCCTGCTGATGGCGGAGCAGCTCAACATGGAGAAGGAGGTGATCCGCGTGTGGTTCTGCAACCGGCGGCAGAAGGAGAAGCGCATCAACCCGAGCGGCAGCGGCACGCCGCCTCCACCCGGCAGGACCTCGCCGGCCGTCACGCACAAAACCCCCTGCTACGGCCCGCACGTG ATTTCCAGTCCGGGTGTGCCCCAGGGCAGCGGCAGCCTCAGCACAACAG CTGCCACTTTGTCGCCGTCGCCCGTCAGCTCCGTGGCAGCGGGGTCCACTTCCTCTTCTTTAACTCCACCCCCTCACAGCACAGCGAGCCCCGCCCCTCCCGGTCTGGGGGCTCACGGGCTCAACGCCGG GAACACGCTGATGGGAGTAAGCACAGGAATGAACCAGGCGTTCATGGGCAGCAATGCACTGGCTACCATGCAAG CGCTGGCAGCGAGCGGCGGTCAGCTGTCAATCGTGGAGGCGGGAGCGGGTCACATGATTCTGGGCGGCGGGCCCGGCGGGGTGCCGCCCTCGCTGCGCCCCTCGCTCTTCCTCAACCGCCCGGCGCTCCTGCCCGTGGTGACGGGCTCCATCTCCATGGCGGCGGCGTCCCCGCCCTTCGCGCGGTCGCCTCCCACCGGCGCCGCCCGCCTCCCGGGCCCGCCCTCCTGCCCCGACGACTCCCCCTGCTCCAGCCCCGCCTCGTTCTGTTCCTTCGGCGAGGCCTCGCCGCCGCCCCTGGGCGGGACCAGGGCCGAGTGA
- the LOC133471197 gene encoding POU domain, class 2, transcription factor 1-like isoform X2, with product MFVPLPVPFVFQRTVSDFSAWRLKSSPAPRASPDIRMSKAEEEKAGPDVPGDGSESDRNSPDGQLAPMEGGPFRLSPATASKVKAEESCEMSRSAVPPSSQQQAQVQQQQAQLMLAGSQLAGLAALLPAQQQLLLQQAQAQLLAAAVQQSNAAHAAVQQQQQQSQSSQQQLPFQQAAKPEVTVQAPPPPPPQLALSQPIQLTAQDIQQLLQLQQLVLMPGHPLQSPARFLLSQPPPRAQQQQQQALLSTPNFIQLPQQSSAGVLTPPPPPPPPRPGPRAQREKSSEFSGSIGASVASTGGGAAASAVGSSSGSLNSALTPGGHVGHLGEEPSDLEELEQFARTFKQRRIKLGFTQGDVGVAMGKLYGNDFSQTTISRFEALNLSFKNMCKLKPLLEKWLGDAESMAVDSMLPSPSSISSPLLGLEGLAGRRRKKRTSIETNVRVALERNFSANQKPNSEEILLMAEQLNMEKEVIRVWFCNRRQKEKRINPSGSGTPPPPGRTSPAVTHKTPCYGPHVISSPGVPQGSGSLSTTAATLSPSPVSSVAAGSTSSSLTPPPHSTASPAPPGLGAHGLNAGNTLMGVSTGMNQAFMGSNALATMQALAASGGQLSIVEAGAGHMILGGGPGGVPPSLRPSLFLNRPALLPVVTGSISMAAASPPFARSPPTGAARLPGPPSCPDDSPCSSPASFCSFGEASPPPLGGTRAE from the exons ATATCAGGATGTCCAAAGCAGAGGAGGAGAAGGCCGGGCCGGACGTTCCCGGCGACGGCTCAG AGTCGGACAGAAACAGTCCCGACGGCCAG TTGGCGCCGATGGAGGGCGGCCCgttccgcctctcgcccgcaacAGCCAGCAAG GTAAAGGCGGAAGAGAGTTGCGAGATGAGCCGCAGCGCCGTGCCGCCATCTTCACAGCAGCAGGCGcaggtgcagcagcagcaggcacAACTGATGCTGGCCGGGAGCCAGCTGGCAGGG CTGGCCGCGCTCCTGCCGGCCCAGCAGCAGCTGCTCCTCCAGCAGGCGCAGGCTCAGCTCCTGGCCGCCGCCGTCCAGCAGTCCAACGCCGCGCACGCCGccgtccagcagcagcagcagcagagccAATCATCTCAGCAGCAGCTGCCGTTCCAGCAGGCCGCCAAGCCGGAAGTGACTGTtcaagctcctcctcctccgccgcctcAGCTGGCCCTCTCTCAGCCGATCCAGCTCACGGCGCAG GACATCCAGCAGCTGCTGCAGCTCCAGCAGCTGGTTCTCATGCCGGGCCACCCGCTCCAGTCCCCGGCCCGGTTCCTCCTGTCGCAGCCGCCCCCCCGCGCtcagcaacaacagcaacaag CTTTGCTCTCCACACCAAATTTCATCCAGCTACCTCAGCAAAGCTCGGCGGGCGTGCTgacaccgccgccgccgccgccgccgccccgccCGGGCCCCCGGGCACAG AGGGAGAAGAGCAGCGAGTTCAGCGGAAGCATCGGCGCCTCGGTGGCGTCCACGGGCGGCGGCGCGGCAGCATCTGCGGTGGGCTCCTCTTCCGGCTCCTTGAACTCCGCCTTGACCCCCGGGGGTCACGTCGGGCACCTCGGAGAGGAGCCCAGCGATCTGGAGGAGCTGGAACAGTTTGCTCGCACGTTCAAGCAGCGTCGCATCAAGCTGGGATTCACACAG GGCGACGTGGGTGTCGCCATGGGCAAACTGTACGGCAACGACTTCAGCCAGACGACCATCTCGCGCTTCGAGGCCCTCAACCTGAGCTTCAAGAACATGTGCAAGCTCAAGCCTCTGCTGGAGAAGTGGCTCGGGGACGCAG AGAGCATGGCAGTGGACAGCATGCTGCCCAGCCCCTCGTCCATCTCCTCCCCCCTGCTGGGCTTGGAGGGTCTGGCGGGCCGGCGCCGGAAGAAGCGCACCAGCATCGAGACCAACGTGCGCGTGGCGCTCGAACGCAACTTTAGCGCG AACCAGAAGCCGAACTCGGAGGAGATCCTGCTGATGGCGGAGCAGCTCAACATGGAGAAGGAGGTGATCCGCGTGTGGTTCTGCAACCGGCGGCAGAAGGAGAAGCGCATCAACCCGAGCGGCAGCGGCACGCCGCCTCCACCCGGCAGGACCTCGCCGGCCGTCACGCACAAAACCCCCTGCTACGGCCCGCACGTG ATTTCCAGTCCGGGTGTGCCCCAGGGCAGCGGCAGCCTCAGCACAACAG CTGCCACTTTGTCGCCGTCGCCCGTCAGCTCCGTGGCAGCGGGGTCCACTTCCTCTTCTTTAACTCCACCCCCTCACAGCACAGCGAGCCCCGCCCCTCCCGGTCTGGGGGCTCACGGGCTCAACGCCGG GAACACGCTGATGGGAGTAAGCACAGGAATGAACCAGGCGTTCATGGGCAGCAATGCACTGGCTACCATGCAAG CGCTGGCAGCGAGCGGCGGTCAGCTGTCAATCGTGGAGGCGGGAGCGGGTCACATGATTCTGGGCGGCGGGCCCGGCGGGGTGCCGCCCTCGCTGCGCCCCTCGCTCTTCCTCAACCGCCCGGCGCTCCTGCCCGTGGTGACGGGCTCCATCTCCATGGCGGCGGCGTCCCCGCCCTTCGCGCGGTCGCCTCCCACCGGCGCCGCCCGCCTCCCGGGCCCGCCCTCCTGCCCCGACGACTCCCCCTGCTCCAGCCCCGCCTCGTTCTGTTCCTTCGGCGAGGCCTCGCCGCCGCCCCTGGGCGGGACCAGGGCCGAGTGA
- the LOC133471197 gene encoding POU domain, class 2, transcription factor 1-like isoform X3, which translates to MFVPLPVPFVFQRTVSDFSAWRLKSSPAPRASPDIRMSKAEEEKAGPDVPGDGSESDRNSPDGQVKAEESCEMSRSAVPPSSQQQAQVQQQQAQLMLAGSQLAGLAALLPAQQQLLLQQAQAQLLAAAVQQSNAAHAAVQQQQQQSQSSQQQLPFQQAAKPEVTVQAPPPPPPQLALSQPIQLTAQDIQQLLQLQQLVLMPGHPLQSPARFLLSQPPPRAQQQQQQALLSTPNFIQLPQQSSAGVLTPPPPPPPPRPGPRAQREKSSEFSGSIGASVASTGGGAAASAVGSSSGSLNSALTPGGHVGHLGEEPSDLEELEQFARTFKQRRIKLGFTQGDVGVAMGKLYGNDFSQTTISRFEALNLSFKNMCKLKPLLEKWLGDAESMAVDSMLPSPSSISSPLLGLEGLAGRRRKKRTSIETNVRVALERNFSANQKPNSEEILLMAEQLNMEKEVIRVWFCNRRQKEKRINPSGSGTPPPPGRTSPAVTHKTPCYGPHVISSPGVPQGSGSLSTTAATLSPSPVSSVAAGSTSSSLTPPPHSTASPAPPGLGAHGLNAGNTLMGVSTGMNQAFMGSNALATMQALAASGGQLSIVEAGAGHMILGGGPGGVPPSLRPSLFLNRPALLPVVTGSISMAAASPPFARSPPTGAARLPGPPSCPDDSPCSSPASFCSFGEASPPPLGGTRAE; encoded by the exons ATATCAGGATGTCCAAAGCAGAGGAGGAGAAGGCCGGGCCGGACGTTCCCGGCGACGGCTCAG AGTCGGACAGAAACAGTCCCGACGGCCAG GTAAAGGCGGAAGAGAGTTGCGAGATGAGCCGCAGCGCCGTGCCGCCATCTTCACAGCAGCAGGCGcaggtgcagcagcagcaggcacAACTGATGCTGGCCGGGAGCCAGCTGGCAGGG CTGGCCGCGCTCCTGCCGGCCCAGCAGCAGCTGCTCCTCCAGCAGGCGCAGGCTCAGCTCCTGGCCGCCGCCGTCCAGCAGTCCAACGCCGCGCACGCCGccgtccagcagcagcagcagcagagccAATCATCTCAGCAGCAGCTGCCGTTCCAGCAGGCCGCCAAGCCGGAAGTGACTGTtcaagctcctcctcctccgccgcctcAGCTGGCCCTCTCTCAGCCGATCCAGCTCACGGCGCAG GACATCCAGCAGCTGCTGCAGCTCCAGCAGCTGGTTCTCATGCCGGGCCACCCGCTCCAGTCCCCGGCCCGGTTCCTCCTGTCGCAGCCGCCCCCCCGCGCtcagcaacaacagcaacaag CTTTGCTCTCCACACCAAATTTCATCCAGCTACCTCAGCAAAGCTCGGCGGGCGTGCTgacaccgccgccgccgccgccgccgccccgccCGGGCCCCCGGGCACAG AGGGAGAAGAGCAGCGAGTTCAGCGGAAGCATCGGCGCCTCGGTGGCGTCCACGGGCGGCGGCGCGGCAGCATCTGCGGTGGGCTCCTCTTCCGGCTCCTTGAACTCCGCCTTGACCCCCGGGGGTCACGTCGGGCACCTCGGAGAGGAGCCCAGCGATCTGGAGGAGCTGGAACAGTTTGCTCGCACGTTCAAGCAGCGTCGCATCAAGCTGGGATTCACACAG GGCGACGTGGGTGTCGCCATGGGCAAACTGTACGGCAACGACTTCAGCCAGACGACCATCTCGCGCTTCGAGGCCCTCAACCTGAGCTTCAAGAACATGTGCAAGCTCAAGCCTCTGCTGGAGAAGTGGCTCGGGGACGCAG AGAGCATGGCAGTGGACAGCATGCTGCCCAGCCCCTCGTCCATCTCCTCCCCCCTGCTGGGCTTGGAGGGTCTGGCGGGCCGGCGCCGGAAGAAGCGCACCAGCATCGAGACCAACGTGCGCGTGGCGCTCGAACGCAACTTTAGCGCG AACCAGAAGCCGAACTCGGAGGAGATCCTGCTGATGGCGGAGCAGCTCAACATGGAGAAGGAGGTGATCCGCGTGTGGTTCTGCAACCGGCGGCAGAAGGAGAAGCGCATCAACCCGAGCGGCAGCGGCACGCCGCCTCCACCCGGCAGGACCTCGCCGGCCGTCACGCACAAAACCCCCTGCTACGGCCCGCACGTG ATTTCCAGTCCGGGTGTGCCCCAGGGCAGCGGCAGCCTCAGCACAACAG CTGCCACTTTGTCGCCGTCGCCCGTCAGCTCCGTGGCAGCGGGGTCCACTTCCTCTTCTTTAACTCCACCCCCTCACAGCACAGCGAGCCCCGCCCCTCCCGGTCTGGGGGCTCACGGGCTCAACGCCGG GAACACGCTGATGGGAGTAAGCACAGGAATGAACCAGGCGTTCATGGGCAGCAATGCACTGGCTACCATGCAAG CGCTGGCAGCGAGCGGCGGTCAGCTGTCAATCGTGGAGGCGGGAGCGGGTCACATGATTCTGGGCGGCGGGCCCGGCGGGGTGCCGCCCTCGCTGCGCCCCTCGCTCTTCCTCAACCGCCCGGCGCTCCTGCCCGTGGTGACGGGCTCCATCTCCATGGCGGCGGCGTCCCCGCCCTTCGCGCGGTCGCCTCCCACCGGCGCCGCCCGCCTCCCGGGCCCGCCCTCCTGCCCCGACGACTCCCCCTGCTCCAGCCCCGCCTCGTTCTGTTCCTTCGGCGAGGCCTCGCCGCCGCCCCTGGGCGGGACCAGGGCCGAGTGA